GAAAATCCACCCTTATCAAATGCATGACCGGCGCCTACCGCCGTGACGAGGGCTCGCTTCGCCTGGATGGCGTTGAAATCGACCCGCGTGACCCGCTTAATGCCCAGGCACTCGGCATCGGTACCGTTTATCAGGAAGTCAACCTGCTCGGTAACCTCAGCGTTGCGGAGAATCTTTTCCTGGGACGTCAGCCGAAACGGTTCGGTCTCGTCAACACAGGCGAAATGAACCGCCGCGCGCGGGCGCTGCTCTCGGACTACGGCATGGATATCAACGTATCACGGGCGTTGGAGAGCTACTCGGTCGCCGTTCAGCAGGTGGTGGCGATCGCCCGTGCCGTCGATCTCTCCGGCAAGGTTCTCATTCTCGATGAGCCAACAGCCAGCCTCGACGCGCAGGAAGTCGAAATGCTCTTCGGGATCGTTCGCGGTCTGAAGGCGAGAGGCCTTGGGGTCGTTTTCATCACCCACTTTCTTGAGCAGGTATACGCACTCTCTGATCGCATTACTGTTCTTCGCAACGGCCAGTTCGTCGGCACGCGTGACACGGCATCGCTGCCGCGTAAGGATCTGGTAACCATGATGCTCGGTCATGAGCTTCTGGCGGCCGAGAAGGAAGCCAATGCCCATGACGCGGCGACAGGCGATGTTCGCTTCCAGTTCCACAATTATGGCAAGACGGGAAAGATCAAGCCGTTTGATCTTTCTGTCCGCAAAGGCGAAGTGGTCGGGATTGCCGGACTGCTTGGCTCTGGCCGCACCGAAACCGCGCAGCTTCTGTTTGGCGTCGACAAATCCGACAGCGGAAAGGCTGAAGTTGGCGGTCGGTCCGTCAATCTTAACTCGCCACATGCCGCGATCGCGGAAGGGTTTGGTTTCTGTCCGGAAGATCGCAAGATGGAAGGCATCATCGGCGACCTCTCCATTCGCGAAAATATAGCCCTTGCGCTTCAGGCCAGGCGTGGCTGGGCCCGTCCGCTCTCGCGCTCGGAGCAGATTTCGCTCGCGGATCGCTACATCAAGGCGCTCGACATCCGCACCACCGACCGGGAAAAGCCAATCAAGCTGCTCTCAGGTGGAAACCAGCAAAAGGCCATTCTTGCCCGCTGGCTTGCAACAAACCCGCAGTTTCTCATCCTGGATGAACCGACGCGCGGCATTGACGTGGGCGCCCACGCCGAAATCATTCGGCTGATCGAGGAACTCTGCGCGCAAGGTATGTC
This genomic stretch from Pararhizobium capsulatum DSM 1112 harbors:
- the ytfR gene encoding galactofuranose ABC transporter, ATP-binding protein YtfR — its product is MMQSNDEILSASGIVKRFPGAIALDHVNFSLRRGEVHALLGENGAGKSTLIKCMTGAYRRDEGSLRLDGVEIDPRDPLNAQALGIGTVYQEVNLLGNLSVAENLFLGRQPKRFGLVNTGEMNRRARALLSDYGMDINVSRALESYSVAVQQVVAIARAVDLSGKVLILDEPTASLDAQEVEMLFGIVRGLKARGLGVVFITHFLEQVYALSDRITVLRNGQFVGTRDTASLPRKDLVTMMLGHELLAAEKEANAHDAATGDVRFQFHNYGKTGKIKPFDLSVRKGEVVGIAGLLGSGRTETAQLLFGVDKSDSGKAEVGGRSVNLNSPHAAIAEGFGFCPEDRKMEGIIGDLSIRENIALALQARRGWARPLSRSEQISLADRYIKALDIRTTDREKPIKLLSGGNQQKAILARWLATNPQFLILDEPTRGIDVGAHAEIIRLIEELCAQGMSLLVISSELEELVAYSARILVLRDREHVAELTGSAITTQNIVNAIAAGSVEKGIQ